From Methanofastidiosum sp., a single genomic window includes:
- a CDS encoding SAM-dependent DNA methyltransferase codes for MALDIKTLENWLWEAACKIRGEIDAPKFKDFILPIIFLKRLSDVFDDEVNKLVESYGNKELALKLIEEDHGLVRFYLPKEARWDYISKLTTDVGENLTTAVKAIARENPKLQGVIDSKDFNETAAGQRVISEDKLKSLIDVLGRHRLGLKDVEPDILGRAYEYLLRKFAEGSGQSAGEFYTPREVGVLMAHILDPEPDVRVYDPCCGSGGLLIKCYLKFKAKNDESKTLRFYGQEILPSTFAMAKMNVFIHDMEADISLGDTMHNPAFTTSDGSLDTFDIVTANPMWNQKFDQPTYENDPFERFSLGFPPTSSADWGWIQHMYSSLNEKGKMAVVLDTGAVSRGSGNQGRNRERDIRKEFIDRDLVEAVFLLPDNLFYNTSAPGIILVMNRKKKRPNEILLINASDKFSKGRPKNFIDETTYVPFLSNIYHNWVEEEGVSKIITKEEAIKNDYNLSPSRYVSKSNGNEALSVEDAYVLVSEAEEERQEADKKLREVLDKLGLE; via the coding sequence TTGGCCTTAGACATAAAAACACTTGAAAACTGGCTCTGGGAAGCAGCATGTAAGATCAGAGGAGAAATAGATGCTCCAAAATTCAAAGATTTCATTCTACCCATAATTTTTCTAAAGAGATTATCTGATGTTTTTGATGATGAAGTTAATAAGCTCGTTGAAAGCTATGGCAATAAAGAACTGGCCCTAAAATTAATTGAAGAAGATCACGGGCTTGTTAGATTTTATCTTCCAAAGGAAGCTAGATGGGATTATATTTCTAAGCTAACAACAGACGTCGGTGAAAATCTTACAACTGCAGTAAAGGCAATTGCAAGAGAGAATCCAAAACTTCAAGGTGTTATAGACTCAAAGGATTTCAATGAAACTGCTGCAGGCCAGCGTGTCATAAGTGAAGACAAGCTTAAGTCACTAATAGATGTGCTAGGAAGGCATCGGCTTGGCCTAAAAGATGTTGAGCCAGATATCCTTGGAAGGGCATACGAATATCTCTTGAGAAAATTTGCAGAGGGCAGTGGTCAGAGTGCAGGAGAGTTCTATACGCCACGAGAAGTGGGGGTCCTTATGGCCCATATACTTGACCCAGAGCCAGATGTGAGGGTATATGACCCATGTTGCGGATCAGGCGGACTTCTAATCAAATGCTATCTTAAATTTAAGGCCAAAAATGATGAATCAAAAACTTTAAGATTTTATGGGCAAGAGATACTTCCTTCTACATTTGCAATGGCAAAAATGAATGTCTTTATTCATGACATGGAAGCAGACATATCTCTTGGAGATACTATGCACAACCCTGCCTTTACAACTTCTGATGGGTCTCTTGATACCTTTGACATAGTAACAGCAAATCCAATGTGGAATCAGAAGTTTGATCAACCTACCTATGAAAACGATCCATTTGAAAGATTTAGCCTTGGATTTCCTCCAACAAGTAGCGCAGACTGGGGATGGATACAGCACATGTATTCCTCATTAAACGAAAAAGGAAAAATGGCCGTTGTCCTTGATACAGGTGCAGTTTCTAGAGGTAGCGGAAATCAGGGAAGAAATAGAGAGCGAGACATAAGAAAAGAGTTTATTGATAGGGACTTAGTCGAAGCGGTATTCCTTCTCCCAGACAATTTATTCTATAACACAAGCGCCCCAGGTATAATCCTTGTAATGAATAGAAAAAAGAAAAGACCAAATGAGATTTTACTAATTAATGCTTCAGATAAGTTCTCAAAAGGAAGACCAAAAAACTTTATTGATGAAACTACGTATGTTCCCTTTCTTTCAAATATATACCATAACTGGGTTGAAGAGGAAGGAGTTAGTAAGATCATAACTAAGGAAGAGGCAATAAAAAATGACTACAATCTAAGCCCTTCAAGATATGTTTCAAAATCAAACGGAAATGAGGCCTTATCCGTAGAAGATGCTTATGTCCTCGTTAGTGAAGCAGAGGAAGAAAGGCAAGAGGCTGATAAAAAACTTAGAGAGGTATTGGATAAGCTGGGGCTTGAATAG
- a CDS encoding HsdR family type I site-specific deoxyribonuclease, protein MTTGAERPSVQRPFIKYAVESGWEYLAPEEAEALRNGKSGMILRDIFIDQLIKLNPDSITRENARELIRKLEQLQPTIEGNLNAWEHLKGLKTVFVQEEKREKNIKFIDTKDINNNKFHITEEYEYTNGKYRIRPDIILFINGFPVVIIEAKGPYVKEGITKAFKQIKRYHREGPELMAILQIYSLTHLIRYFYSPTWNISEKGLLNWKDEKKGNFEEIVKAFIDRAHISKVISDFILFSRSDDELKKVVMRPHQMRAVSKLVERVSDPNKKRGLIWHTQGSGKTYTMILTAKALLENQGLQNPTVLMLVDRNELESQLFGNLSSIGIDYLEVAESKDHLRRLLSEDRRGLIVSMIHKFEGMPENINKRGNIFVLVDEAHRTTGGKLGNYLMGALPNATYLGFTGTPIDRTSHGSSTFITFGKDDLPKGYLDKYGIAESIDDGTTVPLNYTLAPNKLLVDREVLEKEFLDLKEAEGLSDIDQLNKILERAVTLKTMMKSPQRIDEIAKYVAMHYKDYIEPMGYKAFLVGVDREACALYKSALDKYLPKEYSSVVYSPAQNDSEELSRYHLSTTEEKEIRKSFRSSEKLPKILIVTEKLLTGFDAPILYCMYLDKPMRDHVLLQAIARVNRPYEDKNGKKKRSGFVLDFVGIFSNLKKALAFDETDITGAVHDIKTIKDHFIKLHKELSEKYLLIGKGLSGDKKTEAIIDHFLDKNARESFYKEYKELETSYEILSPDSFLRPFIQDMIELTRIYEIVREMYEPHVPIDKEISRKTMELVQANTSSSDVRGGFDIYEINSDTIEKIKKEKRPDKIKIFNTYKSLDLFIGKNVQGSPYLLSIGQKAEEIVSHYLERQTETKETLDGLLRLTEEIEKAEEEKEKLKMPLEIFSVYWILRDKKINNAEKLSWELKDTFEKYPSWKESEQHEREIRKAIYQMLIHGGIEDPKELNSLAKETMNLLKGVPNDNT, encoded by the coding sequence CTGACAACTGGGGCTGAAAGGCCATCTGTTCAGAGGCCATTCATAAAATATGCAGTAGAGTCTGGATGGGAATACTTAGCTCCAGAAGAAGCAGAAGCCCTTAGAAATGGTAAGTCTGGTATGATCTTAAGAGATATTTTTATTGATCAGCTTATCAAACTTAATCCCGATTCTATCACAAGAGAAAATGCTAGGGAGCTAATAAGAAAGCTAGAGCAGCTTCAGCCAACAATTGAAGGAAATCTAAACGCCTGGGAACATTTGAAAGGACTAAAGACTGTATTTGTTCAGGAAGAAAAACGTGAGAAAAATATCAAGTTTATAGATACTAAAGATATCAATAACAATAAGTTTCACATCACAGAAGAGTATGAATATACAAATGGCAAGTATAGAATAAGGCCCGACATCATCCTTTTCATAAACGGCTTTCCAGTCGTGATTATCGAGGCAAAAGGCCCTTATGTTAAGGAAGGAATTACTAAAGCGTTTAAGCAGATTAAAAGATACCACAGAGAAGGGCCAGAACTTATGGCAATCCTCCAAATATATTCACTTACTCATCTTATCAGGTATTTTTACAGCCCTACATGGAATATCTCTGAAAAAGGTCTTCTTAACTGGAAAGACGAAAAGAAAGGAAACTTTGAAGAGATTGTTAAGGCATTTATTGATAGGGCCCATATTTCCAAAGTAATTTCTGACTTCATTTTATTTTCAAGATCTGATGACGAGCTAAAGAAAGTTGTCATGAGGCCACACCAGATGAGGGCAGTTTCAAAGCTAGTTGAAAGAGTCTCTGACCCAAATAAAAAGCGTGGTCTCATCTGGCACACTCAGGGATCAGGTAAAACATACACAATGATCCTAACTGCTAAAGCACTGTTAGAAAATCAAGGGCTTCAAAATCCAACTGTTTTAATGCTTGTAGATAGAAATGAGCTTGAATCACAACTTTTTGGAAATCTCTCATCTATAGGTATAGATTACTTGGAAGTTGCAGAAAGCAAGGATCATTTAAGGCGCTTATTATCTGAAGACAGAAGAGGTCTAATAGTTTCGATGATCCACAAATTTGAGGGTATGCCAGAAAACATAAACAAACGAGGCAATATCTTTGTTTTGGTGGATGAAGCACACAGGACTACAGGCGGAAAGCTTGGAAACTATCTGATGGGAGCCCTTCCCAATGCAACTTATCTTGGATTTACTGGAACTCCAATTGATAGAACGTCTCACGGGTCAAGTACATTTATTACATTTGGAAAAGATGATCTACCAAAAGGTTACCTCGATAAATACGGCATAGCAGAATCAATAGATGATGGCACGACTGTGCCATTAAACTATACTTTGGCCCCAAATAAACTCCTCGTAGATAGGGAAGTTCTTGAAAAAGAGTTTCTTGATCTAAAGGAGGCTGAAGGGTTAAGCGATATAGATCAGCTTAATAAGATCTTGGAGAGGGCCGTCACTCTAAAAACAATGATGAAATCTCCTCAAAGAATAGATGAAATTGCAAAGTATGTTGCCATGCACTACAAAGACTACATAGAGCCTATGGGGTACAAGGCATTTCTTGTTGGAGTTGATAGAGAAGCATGCGCCTTATACAAATCTGCCTTAGATAAATATCTCCCAAAAGAATATTCTAGCGTAGTTTATAGCCCTGCGCAAAACGATAGTGAAGAGCTATCAAGATACCACCTCAGCACAACAGAGGAAAAAGAGATAAGAAAGTCATTTAGATCATCTGAAAAGCTACCAAAGATATTGATTGTGACTGAAAAGCTTTTGACAGGTTTTGATGCACCTATCCTTTACTGCATGTACCTAGATAAACCGATGAGGGATCATGTTTTGCTGCAGGCTATAGCGAGAGTCAATAGGCCTTATGAGGACAAAAATGGAAAGAAAAAAAGGTCCGGATTTGTTTTGGATTTCGTTGGGATCTTCTCAAATCTAAAGAAAGCTCTAGCATTTGATGAGACGGACATTACTGGAGCAGTTCATGACATAAAAACGATAAAAGACCACTTTATTAAATTGCACAAAGAGCTCAGTGAAAAATATCTATTAATTGGGAAAGGTTTGTCAGGGGATAAAAAGACTGAAGCAATAATAGATCATTTTCTTGATAAGAATGCAAGAGAATCCTTCTACAAAGAGTATAAGGAGCTTGAAACATCATATGAAATACTATCCCCAGACTCATTTTTAAGGCCATTTATCCAGGACATGATAGAGCTCACACGAATTTATGAGATTGTTAGAGAGATGTACGAGCCTCATGTGCCAATTGATAAAGAGATTTCTAGGAAAACGATGGAGCTTGTCCAAGCCAACACTTCTTCTAGCGATGTAAGGGGCGGATTTGATATATATGAAATCAATAGTGATACTATTGAAAAGATAAAAAAGGAAAAGAGACCAGATAAGATTAAGATTTTTAACACTTACAAATCTCTTGATTTATTCATTGGAAAAAATGTTCAAGGCTCTCCATACCTTCTTTCTATTGGGCAGAAGGCAGAGGAGATAGTCTCCCACTATCTTGAAAGACAAACGGAAACAAAAGAGACTCTTGATGGGTTATTGAGACTTACAGAAGAGATAGAAAAGGCAGAAGAAGAGAAGGAAAAACTAAAGATGCCACTTGAAATATTCTCTGTTTACTGGATACTTAGGGATAAAAAAATAAATAATGCTGAAAAGCTCTCTTGGGAGTTAAAAGATACATTTGAAAAATACCCTTCATGGAAGGAAAGCGAACAACATGAGAGGGAGATAAGAAAAGCGATATATCAGATGCTAATCCATGGAGGCATAGAAGATCCAAAGGAGCTAAATAGCCTTGCAAAGGAAACTATGAACCTTCTAAAAGGTGTACCAAATGATAACACGTGA
- a CDS encoding M48 family metallopeptidase produces MITREDFKIEVGEIAKELEVTPKSIQFRTMTRKLASCSINGRLTFDLSLLSKPKDIRREIIIHELLHLRYPTHGRMFKTTLKAYKKKE; encoded by the coding sequence ATGATAACACGTGAGGATTTCAAGATAGAGGTAGGAGAGATTGCAAAAGAACTTGAAGTCACGCCTAAGTCCATTCAGTTTAGGACTATGACAAGAAAACTTGCAAGTTGCTCGATTAATGGAAGGCTCACTTTTGATTTATCACTTTTATCAAAGCCTAAAGATATTAGGAGAGAAATTATTATCCATGAATTATTGCATCTTAGATATCCAACACATGGCAGGATGTTTAAGACAACATTAAAGGCCTATAAGAAGAAAGAGTAG